The DNA sequence AAACTACAAAATTCCTTAAGTCCTGTACTAATAATTTAGTGCACTTCACTCCTGACCCAGCTTTTACCTTTCATAGATCAAAACATTTTAATCAGAGTGGAGGACTGTATGATTATTTGATTACAACAAAGAGTTATGAGTTAGACTGTTATTCAGATTTTTCTGATAGTAAAGTGCTTTTGGTAACTCAAGGTTTTGAGAAAGGATTGCATAAGCCAGGGGTATTTGCTCAAAAAGATGTTGATGTAGTTTTTATCGGTCATTATGAAAAAGAACGATCGAGATATATTTCTTTATTATTAAATAATGGAATAACAGTTGCATTGGCAGGGATAAAATGGGAAACCTTTGAGGCTAAGCATAAAGGTAATAGTAATTTAATCTACTTTGGGAAAGGTGTTTATGGAACGGATTACGTGAAGACGTTACAAAAGGCAAAAATTGCTTTTGGTTCGGTTAGTAAATGGGTTCCAGAAAAACACACGACTCGTACTTTTGAAATTCCAGCATGTGGAACCGCTTTGTTAACAGAGTGGAATGAGGAAATCGCTTCATTTTATGAGGATGATGAAGTCATCTATTATAGAAGTGAGAAAGAGTTTGTAGAAAAGGTGAAATATTTTTTAGCCAATGAAGAGGCCTTGAAGGCGGTTACAAAAAATGGTCACCAAAAAGTAATCCAAGGAGGCTATGATTATGAGTCTATAATGAGGAAGCTTTTAGGTCAAATCTTTGAAAAAGCCATATAGTATTTTGATTGATTTAGGTGGATGGTGATAGATTTTTGGTCCTTTGTTGGCTTGCTGTTAACAGCGTTTTTATTTTATCGGTTTATTGAGCAATTAGGGAAAGGTTTTCCTGTTTTTGAGTTAATAGGCCTGTTGGCTTCTCTGCAATGGATTTTAGGGCCTTTTCAAAGCTACAATAATCCGATAAGTCACTATAAATATTATATGTATGTAAGACAGGAGGAGTATATGGCTTTTGTGGTACCTGCGATGCTTTTGTTTAGTTGGCTGCTTATGAAAAAGCGGACGATCAATATTAATATA is a window from the Persicobacter psychrovividus genome containing:
- a CDS encoding CgeB family protein; the encoded protein is MRVLYIGQYDEGTTSKMRADRLKFILKPGEFSVINTNIPFFRPNKVFRSIGFRYKVGPVISAVNEYILSYINGAYDLIWVDKAIYITKKTTKFLKSCTNNLVHFTPDPAFTFHRSKHFNQSGGLYDYLITTKSYELDCYSDFSDSKVLLVTQGFEKGLHKPGVFAQKDVDVVFIGHYEKERSRYISLLLNNGITVALAGIKWETFEAKHKGNSNLIYFGKGVYGTDYVKTLQKAKIAFGSVSKWVPEKHTTRTFEIPACGTALLTEWNEEIASFYEDDEVIYYRSEKEFVEKVKYFLANEEALKAVTKNGHQKVIQGGYDYESIMRKLLGQIFEKAI